One genomic segment of Rivularia sp. PCC 7116 includes these proteins:
- the thrS gene encoding threonine--tRNA ligase gives MVSSLSQSQEGLQEKDAQKLEQIRHTCAHIMAMAVQKLFPGTKVAIGPVTDTGFYYDFDCPVSITPDDLGKIEAEMRRIIKSNLPIIREEVEREDIQKEITALNEPYKLEILERIPDQEIITRYFIGSPDAGNRESSLLAVDNTNNTKLNQANSYWWDLCAGPHVNFTREINKKAFALLNVAGAYWQGDETKPMLQRIYGTAWETPEELQAFLKQREEVLKRDHRKLGQQLDLFSIQEDAGGGLVFWHPKGATIRYIIEEYWRKSHIESGYKLLYTPHIANLDLWKTSGHFDFYSENMFDSMEVEKQAYQIKPMNCPFHVLTYKNKLHSYRELPLRWAELGTVYRYERSGALHGLMRVRGFTQDDAHIFCLPNQIADEILGVLNLTEQILSDFGFNNYEINLSTRPSKSVGTDEVWELATAALKEALDNKGWNYIVDEGGGAFYGPKIDIKIQDAIGRLWQCSTIQVDFNLPERFDMQYVADDDTKKRPIMIHRAIFGSIERFFGILIENYAGDFPLWLAPIQCRLLPVSDEVREYAESVAKELHKEGLRVEVDGSGERLGKQIRNAELEKIPVVAVVGKREMENQNLSVRTRKGGDLGALSINETVTHLQSIIALNTTI, from the coding sequence ATGGTCAGTTCATTATCCCAATCTCAGGAAGGCTTGCAAGAGAAAGATGCCCAAAAGCTTGAGCAGATTCGTCATACTTGCGCTCACATCATGGCTATGGCTGTACAAAAGCTGTTTCCGGGGACAAAAGTTGCGATTGGACCAGTTACCGATACAGGTTTTTACTACGATTTTGATTGTCCTGTAAGTATTACCCCAGATGATTTGGGTAAAATTGAAGCCGAAATGCGGCGAATAATTAAGTCAAATTTACCTATTATTCGTGAGGAGGTGGAAAGGGAAGACATTCAAAAAGAAATCACAGCTTTGAATGAACCATATAAGTTAGAAATTTTAGAACGAATTCCCGATCAAGAAATAATTACTCGTTATTTTATTGGTAGTCCCGATGCTGGTAATAGAGAATCATCATTGCTTGCTGTAGATAATACAAATAATACAAAACTTAATCAAGCTAATAGTTATTGGTGGGATTTATGTGCGGGACCCCACGTAAATTTTACTAGAGAAATTAATAAAAAAGCGTTTGCATTATTAAATGTTGCGGGTGCATATTGGCAAGGAGATGAAACCAAGCCGATGTTACAGCGTATTTACGGTACAGCTTGGGAAACTCCAGAAGAATTACAGGCTTTTTTGAAGCAAAGAGAAGAAGTATTAAAACGCGACCATAGAAAATTAGGTCAGCAATTAGATTTATTTAGCATTCAAGAAGATGCTGGTGGAGGGTTAGTATTTTGGCATCCTAAAGGTGCAACAATTCGCTACATAATTGAAGAATATTGGCGCAAATCTCACATAGAATCTGGTTATAAATTACTATATACACCCCATATTGCTAATTTAGATTTATGGAAAACATCGGGTCATTTCGATTTTTATAGTGAAAATATGTTTGATTCGATGGAAGTGGAAAAACAAGCTTATCAAATTAAGCCGATGAATTGTCCTTTCCACGTACTGACTTATAAAAATAAGCTACATTCCTATCGAGAATTACCATTAAGATGGGCGGAATTAGGAACAGTTTATCGTTACGAACGTTCGGGAGCGCTACATGGTTTGATGCGAGTGCGTGGGTTTACTCAAGATGATGCTCATATCTTTTGTTTACCAAATCAAATAGCTGATGAAATTTTAGGAGTATTGAATCTTACTGAGCAGATTTTATCTGATTTTGGTTTTAATAATTACGAAATAAATCTTTCTACTCGTCCCAGTAAATCAGTAGGAACAGATGAAGTTTGGGAGTTAGCAACTGCGGCTTTAAAAGAAGCATTAGATAATAAAGGTTGGAATTATATTGTAGATGAAGGTGGTGGTGCTTTTTATGGACCAAAAATAGATATAAAAATTCAAGATGCGATTGGTCGTTTGTGGCAATGTTCGACGATTCAGGTAGATTTTAATTTACCTGAAAGGTTTGATATGCAATATGTTGCTGATGACGATACTAAAAAACGACCAATAATGATTCATCGGGCAATTTTTGGTTCGATAGAACGTTTTTTTGGAATTTTAATTGAGAACTATGCTGGTGATTTTCCTTTGTGGTTAGCGCCAATTCAATGTAGATTATTACCAGTTAGCGATGAAGTACGAGAATATGCAGAATCCGTAGCGAAGGAATTGCATAAAGAAGGATTAAGAGTAGAAGTTGATGGTAGTGGGGAAAGATTAGGTAAACAAATTCGTAATGCGGAATTAGAAAAAATTCCTGTAGTTGCTGTAGTTGGAAAACGAGAGATGGAAAACCAAAATTTAAGCGTGCGTACCCGAAAAGGTGGAGATTTAGGAGCGCTATCAATCAATGAAACAGTTACTCATTTGCAATCGATTATTGCTTTGAATACAACTATTTAA
- a CDS encoding DUF1636 domain-containing protein translates to MASHTLFVCKSCYFSATQRDYMGERGGKHLLSKLLDLHQHWSLKSEFVIAEVECLSACKRPCSVALTAPKKTSLMFGDLPPLESAADILKLCERYRTSTNGIVSRNERPEVLQKGILARIPAPIDQQK, encoded by the coding sequence ATGGCTTCTCACACATTATTTGTTTGTAAATCCTGTTACTTTTCAGCTACACAACGCGATTACATGGGCGAAAGGGGTGGTAAACATTTATTAAGTAAGTTACTAGATTTGCATCAACACTGGTCGTTAAAATCTGAATTTGTCATTGCAGAAGTAGAATGTTTAAGTGCTTGTAAAAGACCTTGTTCTGTAGCGCTTACTGCTCCAAAAAAAACTAGTTTAATGTTTGGTGATTTACCACCATTAGAAAGTGCAGCAGATATATTAAAATTGTGCGAAAGATATCGTACTAGCACTAATGGCATAGTTTCACGAAATGAACGACCAGAAGTTTTACAAAAAGGAATATTAGCACGAATTCCCGCACCGATAGACCAGCAAAAATAG
- a CDS encoding GTP-binding protein: MTQLTAPKSDIIPDIPKRGMPVTIITGFLGSGKTTLLNQILHNKEDLKVAVLVNEFGDINIDSQLLISTDDDMMELSNGCICCTINDGLVDAVYRILERDERIDYMVIETTGVADPLPIVLTFLGTELRDLTNIDSILTLVDAEAFNSEHFQSEAALKQITYGDIILLNKTDLVGEEKLGELESFIKETKSGAKILRTSYGKVALPLILDVELTPKDEYSSLIEEDSHEHHHHHHEHDHDHDHHHHDHHDHEHHHHHSNHLENDGFVSISFQSDRPFDVHKFETFLNEEMPENVFRAKGILWFSDSELRHIFQLSGPRYQLNADEWSTTNRQNQLVFIGRNLDKNEIHSQLNNCLL; this comes from the coding sequence ATGACTCAACTAACTGCACCCAAATCTGATATTATTCCCGATATTCCTAAAAGAGGAATGCCTGTTACTATTATTACCGGATTTTTAGGTAGTGGTAAGACAACATTACTCAATCAAATTCTTCATAACAAAGAAGATTTGAAAGTTGCCGTGCTTGTAAATGAATTTGGTGATATTAATATTGATAGCCAGTTACTCATCTCTACGGATGATGACATGATGGAACTGAGTAACGGCTGTATTTGTTGTACTATTAACGATGGATTAGTTGATGCGGTTTATCGAATTTTAGAAAGAGACGAACGCATTGACTATATGGTCATAGAAACTACAGGTGTAGCTGACCCATTACCAATTGTTTTAACTTTTTTAGGTACAGAACTCAGAGATTTAACCAATATTGATTCCATACTTACTCTAGTTGATGCAGAAGCTTTTAATAGCGAACATTTCCAAAGTGAAGCTGCTTTAAAACAGATAACTTATGGTGATATTATCCTCCTCAACAAAACTGATTTAGTTGGTGAAGAAAAATTAGGTGAGCTAGAAAGTTTTATTAAGGAAACTAAATCTGGTGCAAAAATTCTTCGCACTTCTTACGGTAAAGTTGCTTTACCATTAATTTTAGATGTGGAATTGACCCCCAAAGATGAATATTCTTCCTTGATTGAGGAAGATAGTCACGAACATCATCATCATCACCATGAGCACGACCATGACCACGACCATCATCACCATGACCATCATGACCACGAACACCATCACCATCACTCAAATCATCTAGAAAATGATGGATTCGTTTCCATTTCTTTCCAGAGCGATCGCCCTTTTGATGTGCATAAATTTGAGACATTTCTGAATGAAGAAATGCCAGAAAATGTATTTAGAGCCAAGGGTATCCTCTGGTTTAGCGATAGCGAACTACGACATATTTTCCAACTTAGCGGTCCTCGCTATCAACTCAATGCTGATGAATGGTCTACTACAAACCGCCAAAATCAATTAGTTTTCATCGGTCGCAATTTGGACAAAAATGAAATTCATTCTCAACTTAACAATTGTTTACTATAA
- a CDS encoding NIL domain-containing protein, translating into MKKRVTITFPKRTVQMPITYRLAKDFNVAANIIRAQVAPNQIGKLVVELSGDIDQLDAAIQWMREQNIAVSLSLGEIVIDEESCVHCGLCTGVCPTQALTLNPQSFKLTFTRSRCIVCEQCIPTCPVNAISTNL; encoded by the coding sequence ATGAAAAAACGAGTTACCATTACATTTCCTAAACGCACGGTTCAAATGCCCATTACCTACAGACTGGCTAAGGATTTTAATGTAGCTGCGAATATTATCCGCGCTCAAGTTGCTCCCAATCAAATTGGTAAACTGGTTGTGGAGCTATCTGGGGATATTGACCAGTTAGATGCAGCGATACAGTGGATGCGGGAGCAGAACATTGCTGTTTCGCTTAGTTTGGGAGAAATTGTCATCGACGAGGAATCTTGCGTTCACTGTGGATTATGTACTGGGGTGTGCCCGACACAAGCACTTACTCTTAATCCTCAAAGTTTTAAATTGACGTTTACTCGTTCTCGCTGCATTGTTTGCGAGCAATGTATTCCTACTTGTCCGGTGAATGCAATTTCGACAAATTTATAA
- a CDS encoding thioredoxin family protein: MSKDSSLDSQEKPEATFGIRLRNFLIVTVAAVLSVALFIGLRSETSSASLADLDENSIPLEVALSNGKPSLIEFYANWCTVCQKMAPDIATLETEYADKVNFVMLNVDNSKWLPEMLQYRVDGIPHFVFLDADAQAQAETIGDQPRTIMGSNLEALIAGSTLPYAQANGRVSQFSTTAVPTGNNEDPRSHGSQVVN, translated from the coding sequence ATGAGTAAGGATTCGTCCTTAGATTCGCAGGAAAAGCCAGAAGCAACTTTTGGAATACGTCTCCGAAATTTTTTGATTGTAACGGTAGCTGCTGTTCTTTCAGTAGCTTTATTCATAGGACTCCGAAGTGAGACCAGTTCGGCTTCCCTAGCCGATTTAGATGAGAATTCCATACCATTGGAAGTTGCTTTGAGTAATGGAAAACCATCTTTAATAGAATTTTACGCTAATTGGTGTACTGTCTGCCAGAAGATGGCACCCGATATTGCCACACTAGAAACAGAATATGCCGATAAAGTAAATTTCGTGATGCTGAATGTAGATAACAGTAAGTGGCTGCCGGAAATGCTGCAATATCGTGTGGATGGGATTCCTCATTTTGTGTTTTTAGATGCAGATGCTCAAGCCCAAGCAGAAACTATAGGCGACCAACCCCGGACAATTATGGGAAGTAATCTAGAAGCCTTGATTGCAGGTTCAACCTTACCTTATGCTCAAGCTAACGGTAGAGTTTCGCAATTTTCTACAACCGCAGTGCCGACAGGTAATAATGAAGACCCACGCAGTCACGGCAGTCAGGTGGTGAATTAG
- a CDS encoding hemolysin family protein gives MLQLIFVVIFVISGSALCSGIEAALFSVSTLKVRQLAQSKNASAVALLAIRENMNRPIATIVVINNIFNIVGSIITGSLAEEVFGDVWLGVFSGVLTFLIIICAEIIPKTVGERYAESISLLIAIPLAALTLIFTPLVWVLENITAPFTKGKKQPTTNKAEIMLLADIAHQEGIIERDEAQMIQRVFQLNELTAADLMTPRTILTYLRGNLTLAEAKTDIISSQHTRIIVINETIDEVIGVALKQNLLTAMVEGRKTQKIGTLTRKVGFVPETIRADRLMRNFLEAREHLAVVVDEYGNVSGVITLEDVLEVITGEIVDETDKTIDLQAIARKKRERMLQSMRFAYRSVENKR, from the coding sequence ATGTTACAGCTTATTTTCGTTGTTATTTTTGTTATTTCAGGTTCAGCCCTCTGTTCTGGAATAGAAGCGGCTTTATTTTCGGTTTCGACGCTCAAAGTTAGACAATTAGCGCAGTCAAAGAATGCATCAGCAGTGGCTTTACTGGCGATTCGCGAAAACATGAATCGACCGATTGCTACTATTGTAGTCATCAATAATATTTTCAATATTGTCGGTAGTATTATTACAGGTAGTCTTGCCGAAGAAGTATTTGGAGATGTTTGGCTGGGTGTATTTTCAGGAGTTTTGACATTTCTGATTATCATTTGTGCAGAAATTATTCCAAAAACTGTAGGCGAGCGCTATGCAGAATCAATTTCCCTACTTATAGCGATTCCTCTTGCTGCATTGACTTTAATCTTTACACCTTTGGTATGGGTTTTAGAGAATATTACAGCACCTTTCACTAAAGGTAAAAAACAACCAACAACTAATAAAGCAGAAATTATGTTGTTGGCAGATATTGCTCATCAAGAAGGAATAATTGAACGCGACGAAGCACAGATGATTCAGCGGGTGTTTCAGTTAAATGAACTGACAGCAGCAGATTTAATGACACCCCGAACGATACTTACATATTTGCGCGGTAATTTAACTCTTGCTGAAGCTAAAACTGATATTATCAGTTCGCAGCATACAAGAATAATTGTCATTAATGAAACTATTGATGAAGTAATTGGTGTAGCTTTAAAGCAGAACTTGCTGACAGCAATGGTAGAAGGAAGAAAAACTCAAAAAATTGGCACATTAACGCGAAAAGTTGGATTTGTACCCGAAACAATTCGCGCCGACAGATTAATGAGAAACTTTCTTGAAGCCCGAGAGCATTTAGCTGTAGTTGTAGATGAGTACGGTAATGTTTCTGGGGTAATTACCTTAGAAGACGTATTAGAAGTAATAACCGGCGAAATTGTGGACGAAACAGATAAAACCATCGACTTGCAGGCGATCGCCCGTAAAAAGCGAGAAAGAATGTTGCAGTCAATGCGTTTTGCTTATCGCTCTGTAGAAAATAAACGGTAA
- a CDS encoding DUF6737 family protein: protein MTSQKPISVWQYKPWWCQPWSILLTGTTIISGSWLLFHKVWLTILVSIPLLTWMGFFLLIYPKAYMEMIREQGTGNGE, encoded by the coding sequence ATGACTTCCCAAAAACCAATTAGCGTATGGCAATATAAACCTTGGTGGTGTCAACCTTGGTCTATATTACTCACGGGTACAACAATAATTTCTGGAAGCTGGTTATTATTTCACAAAGTTTGGCTAACTATTTTAGTATCCATCCCTTTATTAACTTGGATGGGATTTTTTCTATTGATATACCCGAAAGCTTATATGGAAATGATAAGGGAACAGGGAACAGGGAACGGGGAATAG
- a CDS encoding BsuBI/PstI family type II restriction endonuclease, translated as MAWETEVWIAQSPEHIIHFNGEKFLGPYSPKNSI; from the coding sequence ATAGCATGGGAAACAGAAGTTTGGATTGCACAATCACCAGAACATATAATTCATTTTAATGGTGAAAAGTTTTTAGGTCCTTATTCTCCGAAAAATTCTATATAG
- a CDS encoding DNA cytosine methyltransferase, with product MNYIDKINHLLTPKQSQSPIVIDLFAGCGGLSLGFEAQRFVTYGFEMDSDSCATYNQNLKGECTKVVLTNEIELPSCDVIIGGVPCQPFSVGGKQKGLKDSRDGFPIFINAVKKLNPQIWLFENVRGLLYRNKWYFDEIIQSLQNLDYIVEYKLLNAVNFGVPQNRERLIVVGHHGKFKFPHVLEKIITAGEALGELAFATPPESKFLTDNMDKYVAKYEKASACKNPRDLHLNKPARTLTCRNLAGATGDMHRIKLPDGRRRRLLLEEAARLQSFPDWFEFMGTNTSCFNQIGNAVSPLFAFHLAASVREYLNSDYRVSSKEIEQYQAPIQLSLPF from the coding sequence ATGAACTATATAGATAAAATCAACCATCTCTTAACACCGAAACAATCTCAAAGCCCTATAGTTATAGACTTATTCGCAGGTTGTGGTGGTTTATCTTTGGGATTTGAAGCACAAAGATTTGTAACATATGGCTTTGAAATGGATAGCGATTCTTGCGCTACATATAATCAAAATCTAAAAGGAGAATGCACGAAAGTTGTACTTACAAATGAAATAGAATTACCGTCATGTGATGTCATAATAGGTGGGGTTCCTTGTCAGCCTTTTAGTGTGGGAGGTAAGCAAAAAGGTTTAAAAGATTCGCGAGATGGTTTTCCAATATTTATAAATGCGGTTAAAAAGCTAAATCCACAAATATGGTTATTTGAAAATGTTCGAGGCTTACTTTATAGAAATAAATGGTATTTTGACGAAATTATCCAATCGTTGCAAAATTTAGACTATATAGTTGAATATAAATTATTAAATGCAGTTAATTTCGGGGTTCCTCAAAATCGCGAACGTTTAATAGTAGTTGGTCATCATGGAAAATTTAAATTTCCACATGTATTAGAAAAAATAATCACAGCAGGTGAAGCATTAGGAGAACTTGCATTTGCAACTCCTCCAGAATCTAAATTTCTTACTGATAATATGGATAAATATGTTGCAAAATATGAAAAAGCATCCGCTTGTAAAAATCCTCGGGATTTACATTTAAATAAACCAGCAAGAACATTAACCTGTAGGAACTTGGCTGGTGCGACAGGTGATATGCATAGAATAAAACTTCCTGACGGTAGACGAAGACGTTTATTATTAGAAGAAGCTGCTCGTTTACAAAGCTTTCCCGACTGGTTTGAATTTATGGGTACTAATACAAGCTGTTTTAATCAAATTGGTAATGCAGTTTCACCATTATTTGCTTTTCATTTAGCAGCAAGTGTTAGAGAATACTTAAATTCGGATTATAGAGTGTCTTCTAAAGAGATAGAGCAATATCAAGCGCCAATACAGTTATCATTGCCTTTCTAG
- the murG gene encoding undecaprenyldiphospho-muramoylpentapeptide beta-N-acetylglucosaminyltransferase yields MHDAPIRLLIAASGTGGHLFPAIALAEQLPDYQIEWLGVPNRLETQLVPTQYKLNTIGVEGFQKGLGISSLLTLGKLMGSILQVRKILKQGKFNGVFTTGGYISGPAVIAARSLGLPVILHESNALPGKVTRFFGLLCNAVAVGFEAAAKYLPKNKTIYTSTPVRSAFLEPGIEASLDLSIPPDAPVIVVFGGSQGAVSVNKLVRESAPAWFEAGAYVVHLTGNQDPEADSLVHPQYISMPFYNNMAALLQRANLAISRSGAGSVTELAVCGTPAILIPYPYAAEDHQTYNAQVYTTAGAGILFQQKELTAEKLLLQVLELLKSPEELQQMSDKAKTVAVPESAEKLAQLVREVVER; encoded by the coding sequence ATGCACGACGCTCCTATACGATTACTTATAGCAGCCAGCGGAACTGGCGGACATCTTTTTCCGGCGATCGCACTTGCGGAACAATTGCCAGATTATCAAATAGAATGGCTGGGTGTTCCTAATAGATTAGAAACTCAGCTAGTTCCCACACAGTATAAATTGAATACTATCGGAGTTGAAGGGTTCCAAAAAGGTTTGGGCATTTCTTCATTACTCACCTTGGGTAAACTCATGGGTTCGATTCTACAAGTAAGAAAAATATTAAAACAAGGCAAATTCAACGGAGTTTTCACAACGGGAGGCTATATTTCTGGCCCTGCTGTGATTGCGGCTCGTTCTTTGGGCTTACCCGTTATTCTTCATGAATCCAACGCTTTACCCGGTAAAGTTACTCGCTTTTTCGGTCTTTTATGTAATGCTGTAGCGGTAGGATTTGAAGCTGCTGCAAAATATTTACCTAAAAACAAAACTATATATACTAGTACGCCAGTACGCTCTGCTTTTTTAGAACCAGGAATTGAAGCATCACTAGATTTATCAATTCCTCCAGATGCACCTGTAATTGTAGTTTTTGGTGGTTCTCAAGGAGCAGTTTCTGTAAATAAATTAGTACGCGAAAGCGCTCCTGCATGGTTTGAAGCTGGTGCTTATGTAGTGCATTTAACAGGAAACCAAGACCCAGAAGCCGATAGTCTTGTGCATCCGCAGTATATTTCGATGCCATTTTACAACAACATGGCAGCGCTATTACAACGAGCTAATTTAGCTATCAGTCGCTCCGGTGCTGGAAGCGTCACCGAATTAGCCGTATGCGGTACTCCAGCGATTTTGATTCCCTATCCTTACGCAGCAGAAGACCATCAAACCTATAACGCTCAAGTATATACGACGGCAGGAGCAGGGATATTATTTCAGCAGAAAGAATTAACCGCAGAAAAATTGCTGTTACAGGTTTTAGAATTATTGAAATCTCCTGAAGAATTGCAGCAAATGAGCGATAAAGCGAAAACAGTAGCAGTTCCCGAAAGCGCTGAGAAATTAGCGCAGTTGGTAAGGGAAGTTGTGGAAAGGTAA